Proteins from a genomic interval of Shewanella seohaensis:
- the narQ gene encoding nitrate/nitrite two-component system sensor histidine kinase NarQ, which produces MKRGSLTSKILGLMLVLILLSSSLAIFAIINLSYSLGDAKAINASGSLRMQSYRLMFYANSGSDAAQEKITEFENTLHSEALQPSTGWLSPKKIAEQYQLVIDKWLVMKYYIEQENSRDYAASLKDFVDTIDLLVLEMEHHAAFKLRLLAASQIFGLGLMLAIAFLAVRFTKRKVVVPLQQLMESANTISKGNFEIEMPETEYIELTALTHALQKTARELATLYGNLESQVTEKTLALTRANNELAFLYDNLLTLNAKKLDYKALKAALNQLKDYESIDYLRLIIQYPEQELEVVEADGGWPEDAQHSTRFPLQFEQADLGYLELISAQDTNTPLFKNFAIMLTRSIVIHNATEQRQQLALMEERGVIARELHDSLGQVLSFLKIQISLLRKNLDHSCRSPAVESQLTEINEGVSTAYVQLRELLSTFRLTIKEPNLKNAMEAMLEQLRANTDIKIHLDYKLAPQWLEAKQHIHILQITREATLNAIKHANASLINIRCYKDDNGMVNISVSDNGIGIGYLKERDQHFGIGIMHERASKLAGTVVFSSNDTHTNSKGIAEQDQQIPGTPSESNNASHLSQGTKVTLVFPSQQEPTHG; this is translated from the coding sequence ATGAAACGAGGCAGCCTTACCTCAAAAATTTTAGGTTTAATGTTAGTACTGATTTTACTTTCTAGCAGCCTAGCCATCTTCGCAATCATCAATTTGTCTTACAGTTTAGGCGATGCAAAGGCCATCAACGCCTCAGGTTCACTGCGGATGCAAAGTTACCGGCTGATGTTTTATGCCAATTCCGGCAGTGACGCCGCCCAAGAGAAAATTACCGAGTTTGAAAACACCTTGCATTCCGAGGCATTGCAGCCCTCCACGGGTTGGCTTAGCCCGAAAAAGATCGCCGAACAGTATCAACTCGTTATCGATAAATGGCTGGTGATGAAGTACTACATTGAGCAGGAAAACTCCCGCGATTACGCCGCCTCGCTCAAGGACTTTGTCGATACCATTGATTTATTGGTGTTAGAAATGGAGCACCATGCCGCTTTTAAGCTGCGCCTGCTTGCCGCGAGTCAGATTTTTGGACTCGGGCTGATGCTCGCCATCGCCTTTTTAGCGGTGCGTTTTACCAAGCGAAAAGTCGTGGTGCCCTTGCAGCAGTTAATGGAATCGGCCAACACCATTTCAAAGGGTAACTTCGAGATAGAAATGCCCGAAACCGAATATATTGAACTCACAGCCCTAACCCATGCGCTACAAAAAACCGCCCGCGAGCTCGCAACCCTCTATGGCAACCTAGAATCCCAAGTCACCGAAAAGACTCTTGCGCTCACCAGAGCAAACAATGAACTCGCTTTTTTATACGATAACCTTTTGACTCTTAATGCGAAAAAACTGGACTACAAGGCGCTCAAGGCCGCGTTGAATCAGTTAAAGGATTATGAGTCTATCGACTATTTAAGGCTGATTATTCAGTACCCAGAGCAGGAACTCGAAGTCGTCGAAGCCGATGGTGGCTGGCCGGAAGATGCCCAGCACAGCACCCGTTTCCCACTGCAATTTGAACAGGCCGACTTAGGTTACTTAGAACTGATTTCGGCGCAGGATACCAATACGCCGCTATTTAAAAACTTCGCCATCATGCTCACTCGCTCTATCGTTATCCATAACGCCACCGAGCAGCGACAACAACTGGCCTTGATGGAGGAGCGCGGCGTGATTGCCAGGGAATTACACGACTCCCTCGGCCAAGTACTGTCATTCCTCAAAATCCAAATTAGTTTGCTACGCAAAAACTTAGACCATAGTTGCCGCAGCCCCGCGGTAGAGAGTCAACTGACGGAAATCAATGAAGGTGTCAGTACAGCCTATGTACAGCTCAGGGAGTTATTATCCACTTTCAGATTAACCATTAAGGAACCGAATCTGAAAAACGCGATGGAAGCCATGCTCGAGCAGCTCAGGGCCAATACCGATATCAAGATCCATCTCGATTACAAACTCGCGCCCCAATGGCTCGAGGCAAAGCAGCATATTCACATTCTACAGATCACCCGTGAGGCCACACTCAACGCCATCAAGCATGCCAATGCCAGCCTGATCAATATTCGCTGTTATAAAGATGACAATGGCATGGTCAATATCAGTGTGAGCGATAACGGCATAGGAATTGGTTATCTTAAGGAGCGAGATCAACACTTTGGCATAGGGATCATGCACGAGCGCGCCAGTAAATTAGCGGGCACTGTTGTATTTAGCAGTAATGATACGCACACTAATAGCAAGGGAATTGCAGAACAAGATCAACAAATCCCAGGCACTCCCTCAGAGTCCAATAACGCATCACATTTGTCACAGGGAACCAAAGTTACTTTAGTTTTCCCTTCCCAACAGGAGCCTACACATGGGTAA
- a CDS encoding succinylglutamate desuccinylase/aspartoacylase family protein, producing MQPTASSLTIGELAAGQALTLPIYHFKPSGHVSGPKVYIQANVHGAEVQGNAVIFQLMKQLERCDILGEITLVPLANPLGINQKSGEFTLGRFDPITGANWNREYLNHSIDLPAWYREHAELSDSALIQAYRSTLVEACQQRLRNEWGVTTGHRLAVNLQAMAHEADIVLDLHTGPKSCKHLYCPEYDIAAAQFFSIPYTLVIPNSFGGAMDEAAFCPWWQLSEVAKAQGRELKIAVSAFTLELASQERICLEDALVDAQGILAYLSHRGVIAERVAPAKMPRFGCYLKDYKKYHAPMAGLVEYVAPVGEPLAAGETLVNLLRLDLYGSEQELTALSLQQDCVPILHFASASVHQGTELYKVMTNLFELPQ from the coding sequence ATGCAACCGACTGCGTCGTCTTTAACCATTGGGGAGCTTGCCGCAGGGCAAGCACTCACTCTGCCGATTTACCACTTCAAGCCAAGTGGTCATGTTTCTGGCCCTAAAGTGTATATTCAGGCCAATGTCCACGGCGCCGAGGTACAGGGGAATGCGGTGATTTTCCAATTGATGAAGCAGCTTGAGCGCTGTGACATCTTAGGGGAAATTACCTTAGTGCCCTTGGCAAATCCGCTGGGGATAAATCAAAAGAGTGGTGAGTTTACGCTGGGGCGTTTTGACCCTATTACAGGGGCAAACTGGAACCGCGAATACTTAAATCACTCGATTGATTTACCCGCTTGGTACCGTGAACATGCCGAGCTTAGTGACAGTGCGCTTATCCAAGCTTATCGCAGTACCTTAGTCGAAGCGTGTCAGCAGCGTTTGCGCAACGAGTGGGGCGTGACCACGGGCCACAGATTAGCGGTTAACCTGCAGGCCATGGCCCACGAGGCGGATATAGTACTCGATCTGCATACTGGGCCTAAATCCTGTAAACACTTGTATTGCCCAGAATATGATATTGCGGCGGCGCAGTTTTTCTCGATTCCTTACACCTTAGTGATCCCCAATAGTTTTGGCGGGGCTATGGATGAAGCGGCATTTTGCCCTTGGTGGCAATTGAGTGAAGTCGCCAAAGCACAGGGGCGAGAACTTAAGATTGCCGTTTCGGCCTTTACCTTGGAACTTGCGAGCCAAGAACGCATTTGCCTTGAGGATGCTTTAGTCGATGCTCAGGGGATTTTGGCCTACTTGAGTCATCGTGGGGTGATCGCCGAGCGAGTCGCACCCGCAAAGATGCCACGTTTTGGCTGTTATCTTAAGGATTACAAAAAGTACCATGCGCCCATGGCAGGATTGGTGGAATATGTGGCGCCCGTGGGAGAGCCGCTGGCGGCGGGTGAGACCTTAGTCAATCTGCTGCGGCTCGACTTATATGGTAGTGAGCAGGAGCTGACGGCGCTAAGCTTGCAGCAGGATTGTGTGCCCATACTCCATTTTGCCTCGGCGTCAGTGCATCAAGGCACTGAGCTTTATAAAGTCATGACAAATCTGTTTGAGTTGCCGCAGTAA
- a CDS encoding DUF3293 domain-containing protein translates to MDNMTQDLWQHYQKPLFLLTQALSCDFSFAVITAHNPASTLLSPSQNRLLDRQLLRDIELIGSPYRAMVGASPDLSHMEKSWAVFVDRSMALQLGKKFNQYAIYMVEKGEVSLVPCTITGHDEVCLGLFNDHVRLVYELPDLAT, encoded by the coding sequence ATGGACAACATGACTCAAGATTTGTGGCAGCATTACCAGAAGCCGTTGTTTTTGCTTACTCAAGCATTATCCTGTGATTTTTCCTTTGCTGTAATTACCGCCCATAATCCCGCTTCAACCCTCCTCAGTCCCAGCCAAAACCGTTTACTCGACCGCCAACTTCTCCGTGATATTGAATTAATCGGCAGCCCCTATCGTGCAATGGTGGGCGCATCGCCAGATTTATCCCATATGGAAAAGAGCTGGGCGGTGTTTGTCGACAGAAGCATGGCGCTGCAGTTGGGGAAAAAGTTTAATCAATATGCCATCTACATGGTGGAAAAGGGCGAGGTGAGTTTAGTGCCTTGCACCATCACCGGGCATGATGAAGTGTGTTTAGGCCTGTTTAATGATCACGTGCGTTTGGTTTACGAACTGCCGGATCTAGCGACCTAA
- the nrfA gene encoding ammonia-forming nitrite reductase cytochrome c552 subunit — protein sequence MMKKMTGKSFALSALVAASFMAAGAMASDKTEPRNEVYKDKFANQYNSWHDTAKSEEITDALAGDPSLVILWAGYGFAKDYNAPRGHMYAVTDVRNTLRTGAPANAEDGPMPMACWSCKSPDVPRLIEEQGEDGYFKGKWAKGGPEVVNTIGCSDCHEKGTPKLRISRPFAERAMETIGTPFDKASKKDKQSMVCGQCHVEYYFEKKDDRKGFVKFPWDSGTTVEQMEAYYDAIEFSDWTHSLSKTPMLKAQHPGYETWKLGVHGKNDVSCVDCHMPKVTNDKGRKYTDHKVGNPFDRFDETCATCHSQSKEFLEGITKERYAKVKELKARAEGQLVKAHFEAAKAWEVGATEAEMKPILTDIRHAQWRWDFAIASHGVAAHAPEEALRILGTAVDKAADARVKLAQLLAKKGVTDAVAIPDISTKAKAQAALGMDMDKMNAEKEAFKKDTLPKWDAEAKKREATYK from the coding sequence ATGATGAAGAAGATGACAGGTAAGTCCTTTGCACTGAGTGCATTGGTTGCCGCGAGCTTCATGGCGGCGGGTGCGATGGCGAGCGATAAGACCGAGCCACGCAACGAAGTATACAAAGATAAGTTTGCTAATCAATACAATAGCTGGCATGACACCGCGAAAAGCGAAGAGATCACCGACGCATTAGCGGGCGATCCTAGCTTAGTGATTCTGTGGGCCGGTTATGGTTTCGCAAAAGACTACAACGCACCTCGCGGCCACATGTATGCCGTGACTGACGTACGTAACACGCTACGTACTGGCGCACCAGCCAATGCTGAAGACGGCCCAATGCCAATGGCATGTTGGAGCTGTAAGAGCCCTGACGTACCTCGCCTGATCGAAGAACAAGGCGAAGACGGTTACTTCAAAGGCAAGTGGGCTAAAGGTGGCCCAGAAGTCGTTAACACTATCGGTTGTAGCGACTGCCACGAAAAAGGCACCCCAAAACTGCGTATTTCACGTCCATTCGCTGAGCGCGCAATGGAAACTATTGGCACTCCATTCGACAAAGCTTCGAAGAAAGACAAGCAATCTATGGTTTGCGGTCAGTGTCACGTTGAATACTATTTCGAGAAGAAAGACGACCGCAAAGGTTTCGTAAAATTCCCTTGGGATTCAGGTACCACTGTTGAACAAATGGAAGCTTACTACGATGCAATCGAGTTTTCTGACTGGACTCATTCACTGTCTAAGACTCCAATGCTGAAAGCACAACACCCAGGTTATGAAACTTGGAAACTGGGCGTACATGGTAAGAACGATGTGAGCTGTGTTGACTGTCACATGCCTAAAGTGACTAACGACAAAGGTCGTAAGTACACAGATCATAAAGTGGGTAACCCATTCGATCGCTTCGATGAAACCTGTGCAACTTGCCATAGCCAAAGCAAAGAGTTCTTAGAAGGCATCACTAAAGAACGTTATGCCAAAGTGAAAGAGCTGAAAGCTCGTGCCGAAGGTCAATTAGTGAAAGCACACTTCGAAGCGGCTAAAGCGTGGGAAGTAGGTGCAACTGAAGCCGAAATGAAGCCAATCCTGACTGATATCCGTCATGCTCAATGGCGCTGGGACTTCGCGATTGCTTCTCACGGTGTAGCGGCTCACGCTCCAGAAGAAGCACTGCGTATCCTAGGTACTGCGGTTGATAAAGCGGCCGATGCCCGTGTGAAATTAGCCCAATTACTGGCGAAGAAAGGCGTGACTGACGCTGTTGCTATCCCAGATATCTCTACCAAAGCGAAAGCTCAAGCTGCACTGGGTATGGATATGGACAAGATGAATGCAGAGAAAGAAGCATTCAAGAAAGACACTTTACCTAAGTGGGATGCCGAAGCGAAAAAACGCGAAGCAACTTATAAGTAA
- a CDS encoding phosphatase PAP2 family protein, whose product MLAPWLVFAVIIFWLELTHADMRFASMLFHWQGGVDSWPLRGHWLTEDLLHVTGRNLVILLAVVVVSCIGLSFRIDKLRPYRKSFIYLFCSVLASVVLVRLGKSLTHMTCPWDVLEFGGRMMHSSLFARLPEGAEFGQCFPGGHSSGGFAWVASYYVLKEYRPAYAKAGLIFGIVLGAVFGFAQELRGAHFLSHDLWSLAIAWTSASLLYYGFFLRVPKVKKIKVANKISIINTKEAISK is encoded by the coding sequence TTGCTTGCACCTTGGCTCGTGTTTGCGGTGATTATTTTTTGGCTCGAACTGACCCATGCCGATATGCGATTCGCCAGCATGTTATTTCACTGGCAGGGTGGTGTCGATTCTTGGCCACTGCGCGGCCATTGGTTGACTGAAGATCTACTGCATGTCACTGGGCGAAACCTGGTTATTCTGCTTGCCGTCGTCGTGGTTAGCTGCATTGGTTTAAGTTTTCGCATCGACAAACTGCGCCCTTACCGTAAAAGCTTTATCTATTTATTCTGCAGTGTGCTGGCCAGCGTGGTTTTAGTGCGCCTTGGTAAGAGTCTTACCCATATGACTTGCCCTTGGGATGTGCTCGAGTTTGGCGGTCGCATGATGCATTCATCCCTGTTTGCTCGCCTACCTGAGGGCGCCGAGTTTGGTCAGTGTTTTCCCGGTGGACATTCGAGTGGTGGTTTTGCTTGGGTCGCAAGCTATTATGTGCTGAAGGAATACCGCCCAGCTTATGCCAAAGCGGGACTCATCTTTGGGATTGTATTAGGCGCGGTGTTTGGTTTTGCGCAGGAGCTGCGTGGTGCCCACTTCTTGAGCCACGACCTCTGGAGTTTGGCCATCGCTTGGACATCCGCAAGCTTGCTCTACTATGGCTTCTTCCTTCGTGTGCCTAAGGTTAAAAAGATTAAAGTCGCCAACAAAATCAGTATTATCAATACCAAAGAAGCCATCTCTAAGTGA
- a CDS encoding zinc transporter ZntB: MHDGFIYSLVLSGAKAGSSLSPEELENWDPNDGLIWIHLRYRHKKARHWVLNSGLNKVESDALLAQDTRPRAVLAGEGVLLALRGVNLNPNSAPEDMVAVRIYADKQRIISTCDRELLSVKDVAELIMEGAGPTTTGDFIVAVCERLTTRKVDFIDTLEEQLSELEEQVVSGNVKDLRTDIAELRRQTVALRRYLGPQKEAYTKMLAEQFVLFNEPERLKMRETTDKLIRTIEDLDALRDRANVTQEELLSQQSEQLNKRLYFLSLVSAIFLPLGFLTGLLGVNIGGIPGADNTWAFATFCGILISLVALQMALFYRFKWL; encoded by the coding sequence ATGCACGATGGATTTATCTACAGTTTAGTGCTTAGCGGCGCGAAGGCGGGTTCAAGCTTAAGCCCAGAAGAGCTTGAAAACTGGGATCCCAATGATGGGCTGATCTGGATACACCTACGTTATCGCCACAAAAAAGCCCGTCACTGGGTGTTAAATAGCGGCCTGAATAAAGTTGAAAGCGACGCCCTGCTCGCTCAGGATACTCGCCCGCGGGCCGTACTGGCTGGCGAAGGCGTCTTGCTAGCCCTGCGCGGAGTAAACTTAAATCCTAATTCGGCCCCAGAAGACATGGTCGCGGTACGTATTTATGCCGATAAACAGCGGATTATCTCTACCTGCGATCGCGAGCTGCTCTCAGTCAAAGATGTCGCCGAACTCATCATGGAAGGCGCAGGTCCCACCACCACAGGGGACTTTATCGTCGCCGTTTGTGAAAGACTCACTACCCGTAAAGTGGATTTTATCGACACACTCGAAGAGCAACTGTCGGAGTTAGAAGAACAAGTTGTCTCTGGCAATGTGAAAGATTTACGCACTGATATCGCCGAGCTACGTAGGCAAACTGTGGCGCTGCGCCGCTACTTAGGCCCGCAGAAAGAAGCCTATACCAAGATGCTCGCAGAACAATTTGTGCTGTTTAACGAGCCCGAAAGACTCAAGATGCGTGAAACCACGGATAAGCTGATCCGCACCATTGAAGACTTAGACGCCCTGCGTGACCGAGCCAATGTGACCCAGGAAGAGTTACTCAGCCAGCAATCGGAGCAGCTAAACAAGCGCTTGTATTTCTTATCCTTAGTCTCGGCAATCTTTTTACCGCTAGGCTTTTTAACCGGATTGCTAGGGGTGAATATTGGTGGCATTCCCGGTGCGGATAACACTTGGGCCTTTGCGACCTTCTGCGGCATTCTTATCTCTCTGGTCGCCCTGCAAATGGCACTCTTCTATCGCTTTAAGTGGTTGTAG
- a CDS encoding PA4780 family RIO1-like protein kinase produces the protein MKTPKRIQPLVDEGLVDEVISQLMSGKEATVYVVRCGEDIRCAKVYKEADKRSFKQAVVYQEGRKVRNSRRARAMEKGSKFGREQMEEAWQNSEVDALFRLAHAGVRVPTPFGCFDGVLLMELVTDSEGHVAPRLNDVSLSAEQAMRDHALVMTYVKRMLCAGLVHGDLSEFNVLVDANGPVIIDLPQAVDAAANNHAKWMLERDVNNMTQYYGQYAPELLKTQYAKEMWALFEAGQLKADTPLTGKFTEVLVDADVNSVLDEIQAAYDEAQERKLRLQEANENY, from the coding sequence ATGAAAACTCCTAAACGAATCCAACCTCTGGTTGATGAAGGGCTGGTTGACGAAGTCATTAGCCAACTGATGAGCGGTAAAGAGGCTACAGTGTACGTGGTACGCTGTGGTGAGGATATTCGCTGCGCCAAGGTGTATAAAGAGGCGGATAAACGCAGTTTTAAGCAGGCGGTGGTTTACCAAGAGGGCCGTAAGGTCCGTAATAGTCGCCGTGCTCGGGCAATGGAAAAAGGCTCTAAATTTGGCCGCGAACAAATGGAAGAAGCCTGGCAAAATTCAGAAGTGGATGCGCTGTTCCGTTTAGCCCATGCGGGCGTCAGAGTACCGACGCCATTTGGTTGTTTCGATGGCGTGTTATTGATGGAATTAGTGACCGACAGCGAAGGCCATGTTGCGCCCCGTCTTAATGACGTGAGCCTCAGTGCCGAGCAGGCCATGCGTGATCACGCTTTGGTGATGACCTATGTTAAACGTATGCTTTGTGCTGGTTTAGTTCACGGCGATTTATCCGAATTTAACGTCCTAGTCGATGCCAATGGCCCTGTGATCATCGATTTGCCTCAGGCTGTCGATGCCGCGGCCAACAACCATGCAAAATGGATGCTTGAGCGTGATGTTAATAACATGACGCAATATTATGGTCAGTACGCCCCAGAGCTACTTAAGACCCAATATGCTAAAGAAATGTGGGCACTGTTTGAAGCGGGACAATTAAAAGCGGATACGCCGCTCACGGGTAAATTTACCGAAGTATTAGTCGATGCCGATGTGAATTCTGTCTTGGATGAGATCCAAGCCGCCTATGATGAGGCGCAGGAGCGTAAGCTGCGACTACAAGAGGCTAACGAAAACTATTAG
- the lysC gene encoding lysine-sensitive aspartokinase 3 yields the protein MSLVVAKFGGTSVADYGAMNRCADIVLGNPDCRLVVVSASSGVTNLLVELTQESMNDDGRLQRLKQIAQIQYAILDKLGRPNDVAAALDKLLSRMAVLSEALASQRSKATMDELLSLGEQCSSALFAAVLREKGANSSAFDVRRVLRTDSHFGRAEPQVEQIALLSSEHLLPLLSEQVIVTQGFIGSDEAGQTTTLGRGGSDYSAALLAEALKASAVEIWTDVAGIYTTDPRLAPNAHPIAEISFNEAAEMATFGAKVLHPATILPAVRQQIQVFVGSSKEPEKGGTWIRHQVEDAPVFRAVALRRDQTLLNLHSLQMLHAQGFLAETFATLARHKISVDLITTSEVNVSLTLDKTGSDSSGQGLLSEALLQELSQHCRVRVEDGLALVAIIGNRIATTAGICRRVFEVLEPHNVRMICQGASPHNLCVLVAESEAAQVVKALHENLFEGA from the coding sequence ATGTCTCTTGTTGTCGCAAAATTTGGTGGTACCTCAGTCGCCGATTACGGTGCAATGAATCGCTGCGCCGATATCGTACTGGGCAATCCCGATTGCCGTTTAGTGGTGGTTAGCGCCTCCAGTGGCGTGACTAACCTCTTGGTTGAACTTACCCAAGAGTCGATGAACGACGATGGTCGTTTACAGCGCTTAAAGCAAATCGCGCAAATTCAATACGCTATCTTAGATAAACTGGGTCGCCCCAACGATGTAGCTGCGGCATTGGATAAACTGTTAAGTCGTATGGCGGTATTGAGCGAAGCGCTAGCATCCCAACGCAGCAAGGCCACCATGGATGAGTTATTGTCCCTTGGAGAGCAGTGTTCGTCGGCATTATTTGCGGCGGTATTGCGCGAAAAAGGCGCCAACTCGAGTGCCTTCGATGTGCGCCGAGTGCTGCGCACCGACAGTCATTTTGGCCGTGCTGAGCCACAGGTTGAGCAAATTGCGCTTCTTTCGTCTGAGCATTTACTGCCGTTGTTATCTGAGCAAGTGATTGTGACTCAAGGCTTTATTGGTTCAGATGAGGCCGGACAAACCACCACGCTTGGCCGTGGCGGTAGCGACTATTCTGCGGCATTGTTAGCCGAAGCCTTAAAAGCCTCTGCGGTTGAGATTTGGACCGATGTGGCCGGGATTTACACGACCGATCCGCGCCTTGCGCCAAACGCCCATCCTATTGCCGAAATCAGTTTTAACGAAGCCGCCGAAATGGCGACTTTTGGTGCTAAAGTGCTGCACCCTGCGACGATCCTGCCTGCGGTGCGCCAACAAATTCAAGTGTTTGTCGGCTCGAGTAAGGAGCCTGAAAAGGGCGGCACTTGGATCCGTCATCAGGTTGAAGATGCGCCCGTGTTTCGCGCGGTTGCGCTGCGCCGCGACCAAACGCTACTCAATTTACACAGCTTGCAAATGTTGCATGCACAGGGCTTCTTAGCTGAAACCTTTGCCACATTGGCAAGACATAAGATAAGTGTGGACTTGATCACCACTTCAGAAGTTAACGTCTCTCTGACCCTAGATAAAACCGGCTCTGATTCAAGCGGCCAAGGGCTGTTGAGCGAGGCGTTGCTGCAGGAATTATCACAGCATTGCCGTGTACGTGTTGAAGATGGTTTGGCACTGGTGGCGATTATCGGTAATCGCATTGCCACCACAGCCGGTATCTGCCGCCGGGTGTTTGAAGTACTTGAACCCCACAATGTGCGCATGATCTGCCAAGGCGCCAGTCCGCATAACTTGTGCGTATTGGTAGCCGAATCAGAAGCGGCGCAAGTGGTTAAAGCACTGCACGAAAACCTGTTCGAAGGCGCGTAA
- a CDS encoding YacL family protein has protein sequence MEYEFRRNSLTGTYLASFSMDHEVLGQWFSEELGPELAKIQQVLDIIKDIQAGKRDSWRLIGGDLTLDLDEEQARIYANALGFEQEYELEEAMSLYDAESEAYCGLEDLEEALLSWYEFVQKGR, from the coding sequence ATGGAATATGAATTTCGGCGTAACAGTTTGACGGGCACTTATTTAGCCAGCTTTAGTATGGACCATGAAGTGCTGGGCCAATGGTTTTCGGAAGAGTTGGGGCCAGAGTTAGCCAAAATTCAACAAGTGCTCGATATTATCAAAGATATTCAAGCGGGTAAGCGTGATTCTTGGCGTCTGATTGGTGGCGATCTCACCCTAGATCTGGATGAAGAGCAGGCACGCATTTATGCCAATGCCTTAGGGTTTGAGCAGGAATATGAACTCGAAGAGGCAATGTCCCTCTACGATGCGGAATCGGAAGCCTATTGCGGTTTAGAAGACTTAGAGGAAGCCCTGCTAAGTTGGTATGAGTTTGTGCAAAAAGGGCGATAA
- a CDS encoding response regulator → MGKPYSVLVVDDHPLLRKGICQLIASDPDFSLFGEVGGGLDALSAVATDEPDIVLLDLNMKGMTGLDTLNAMRQEGVTSRIVILTVSDAKQDVIRLLRAGADGYLLKDTEPDLLLDKLKNAMLGHRVISDEVEEYLYELKNAADEQEWISSLTPRELQILQQLAEGLSNRMISEHLHISEGTVKVHVKNLLRKANAKSRTEMAVRYLNN, encoded by the coding sequence ATGGGTAAGCCTTATTCTGTCCTAGTGGTCGATGACCATCCTCTCCTTCGCAAAGGGATCTGCCAACTGATCGCCTCCGATCCGGATTTTAGTCTCTTCGGTGAAGTCGGCGGAGGCTTGGATGCCTTAAGCGCCGTCGCCACCGATGAGCCCGATATTGTATTGCTCGATCTGAATATGAAGGGAATGACAGGACTCGATACCCTCAACGCGATGCGACAAGAAGGCGTTACCTCACGGATAGTGATCCTCACCGTGTCGGATGCCAAACAAGATGTCATCCGACTACTGCGCGCAGGCGCCGACGGTTACTTGCTGAAAGATACCGAGCCGGATCTACTGCTCGATAAGCTCAAAAATGCCATGTTGGGCCACAGAGTGATCAGCGATGAGGTCGAAGAATATCTGTACGAACTTAAAAATGCCGCCGATGAGCAGGAATGGATTTCAAGCCTCACGCCAAGGGAGCTACAGATCCTGCAACAGCTGGCAGAAGGCTTAAGCAACCGAATGATTTCAGAGCACTTACATATCAGTGAAGGCACGGTAAAAGTACACGTGAAAAACCTGCTGCGTAAGGCCAATGCCAAGTCGAGAACCGAAATGGCAGTCAGGTATTTGAACAACTAA
- a CDS encoding transposase yields MGIANHSLKPDVIFEVKVKGRLLSDVARQYGISAKAVYQWVRESEQQPQQRECALISEIAQLQKRIKQLNSELRTIG; encoded by the coding sequence ATGGGAATCGCCAATCATAGTCTTAAACCTGACGTTATTTTTGAAGTGAAAGTCAAAGGCAGATTACTCTCTGATGTCGCACGACAGTACGGTATTTCGGCTAAAGCGGTTTACCAATGGGTAAGAGAAAGTGAGCAACAGCCGCAGCAAAGGGAGTGCGCTTTAATCTCTGAAATTGCGCAGTTGCAGAAACGTATTAAACAGCTAAACAGTGAATTACGCACTATAGGTTGA
- a CDS encoding DUF2799 domain-containing protein, whose product MRYLNLALALTALSLTQCTSLSLEECRDNDWYATGLADGNRGANASLLNQYQQDCHEFNLKVDAAQWQQGYQQGLISYCLPENGYRVGLAGESYYGVCNNNQFVERYNQGHEQYLVNKRLAEIADRLNAIDIEISSINNKLNNLTDKADLLRQKNILLNEKNHLLDERLRLRQGDIRFEFRF is encoded by the coding sequence ATGCGCTATCTTAATCTTGCTTTGGCTCTTACCGCCCTCTCCCTCACCCAATGCACGAGTCTCTCACTCGAGGAATGCCGAGATAATGACTGGTACGCCACGGGCTTAGCCGATGGTAATCGAGGCGCCAACGCGAGTCTGCTCAATCAATATCAGCAGGATTGTCATGAGTTTAACCTCAAGGTGGATGCTGCCCAGTGGCAACAGGGGTATCAGCAGGGGCTTATCAGCTATTGTTTGCCCGAAAATGGCTACCGCGTAGGTTTAGCAGGAGAAAGTTACTACGGCGTGTGTAACAACAATCAGTTTGTTGAGCGTTATAACCAAGGACACGAGCAATATTTGGTGAATAAACGTCTGGCTGAAATTGCCGACCGCCTAAATGCCATCGATATCGAAATCAGCAGCATCAACAACAAGCTGAACAATCTCACCGATAAAGCCGATCTGCTGCGACAGAAGAACATCCTATTGAACGAGAAAAACCATCTCCTCGACGAAAGACTCAGATTGCGTCAAGGCGATATCCGCTTTGAGTTTCGCTTCTAA